From a region of the Impatiens glandulifera chromosome 4, dImpGla2.1, whole genome shotgun sequence genome:
- the LOC124934281 gene encoding probable xyloglucan endotransglucosylase/hydrolase protein 23: MASSCSSSLIMLFFVLSFAFVFVLSIDVCSGANFNEKVDITWGDGRAKILNNGDLLSLSLDQPSGSGFQSKNQYLFGKIDMQIKLVSGNSAGTVTAYYLKSPGSTWDEIDFEFLGNLSGDPYILHTNVFSQGKGNREQQFYLWFDPTADFHTYSILWNPQRIIFSVDGIPIREFKNAESIGVPYLKNQPMRIYSSLWNADDWATRGGLVKTDWTNAPFTASYRNFNDATACVWSAAAGKSSCTDSSSVSSGNAWLNQQMDTTGQEKMRWVQNNYMVYNYCNDSKRFPLGLPAECSLLRA; encoded by the exons atggCTTCTTCTTGTTCATCATCACTAATCATGCTCTTCTTCGTACTGAGCTTCGCTTTCGTTTTCGTTTTGAGTATAGATGTATGCAGCGGCGCAAACTTCAACGAGAAGGTAGACATAACCTGGGGCGACGGCAGAGCAAAAATACTCAACAATGGAGACCTTCTGAGTCTCTCCCTTGATCAGCCCTCCGGCTCCGGTTTTCAGTCCAAGAATCAATACCTCTTCGGTAAAATCGATATGCAGATCAAACTCGTCTCCGGGAACTCCGCAGGCACAGTCACCGCCTACTAC TTGAAATCGCCTGGTTCGACTTGGGACGAAATAGATTTCGAATTCTTGGGGAATCTGAGCGGCGACCCTTACATTCTTCACACCAATGTGTTCAGTCAGGGAAAAGGAAACAGAGAGCAACAATTCTACCTCTGGTTCGATCCAACAGCAGATTTCCACACCTATTCAATCTTATGGAACCCACAACGAATTAT ATTCTCAGTCGACGGAATACCCATTAGGGAATTCAAGAACGCAGAGTCCATCGGCGTTCCCTACTTAAAGAACCAGCCTATGAGGATCTATTCAAGCCTATGGAACGCCGATGATTGGGCAACCAGAGGTGGACTTGTCAAGACGGATTGGACCAACGCTCCATTCACCGCCTCTTACCGCAATTTCAACGACGCCACCGCCTGCGTCTGGTCCGCTGCCGCCGGAAAGTCGTCTTGCACCGACTCGTCCTCCGTCTCAAGTGGCAATGCCTGGCTCAATCAGCAGATGGACACGACCGGCCAAGAGAAGATGAGATGGGTGCAGAACAACTACATGGTTTATAATTACTGCAATGACTCCAAGAGGTTCCCTTTAGGGTTGCCGGCTGAATGTTCCTTATTAAGGGCATAG
- the LOC124935684 gene encoding probable xyloglucan endotransglucosylase/hydrolase protein 23, which yields MASSPSSSLIMLFFVLSFAFVILSIDVCSANFNEKVDITWGDGRAKILNNGDLLSLSLDQPSGSGFQSKNQYLFGKIDMQIKLVSGNSAGTVTAYYLKSPGSTWDEIDFEFLGNLSGDPYILHTNVFSQGKGNREQQFYLWFDPTADFHTYSILWNPQRIIFSVDGIPIREFKNAESIGVPYLKNQPMRIYSSLWNADDWATRGGLVKTDWTNAPFTASYRNFNDATACVWSAAAGKSSCTDSSSVSSGNAWLNQQMDTTDQEKMRWVQKNYMVYNYCNDTNRFPLGLPAECSLLRA from the exons atggCTTCTTCTCCTTCATCATCACTAATCATGCTCTTCTTCGTACTGAGCTTCGCTTTCGTAATTTTGAGTATAGACGTATGCAGCGCAAACTTCAACGAGAAGGTAGACATAACCTGGGGCGACGGCAGAGCAAAAATACTCAACAATGGAGACCTTCTGAGTCTCTCCCTTGATCAGCCCTCCGGCTCCGGTTTTCAGTCCAAGAATCAATACCTCTTCGGTAAAATCGATATGCAGATCAAACTCGTCTCCGGGAACTCCGCAGGCACCGTCACCGCCTACTAC TTGAAATCGCCTGGATCGACTTGGGACGAAATAGATTTCGAATTCTTGGGGAATCTGAGCGGCGACCCTTACATTCTTCACACCAATGTGTTCAGTCAAGGAAAAGGAAACAGAGAGCAACAATTCTACCTCTGGTTCGATCCAACAGCAGATTTCCACACCTATTCAATCTTATGGAACCCACAACGAATTAT ATTCTCAGTCGACGGGATACCCATTAGGGAATTCAAGAACGCAGAGTCCATCGGCGTTCCCTACTTAAAGAACCAGCCTATGAGGATCTATTCAAGCCTATGGAACGCCGATGATTGGGCAACCAGAGGTGGACTTGTCAAGACGGATTGGACCAACGCTCCGTTCACCGCCTCTTACCGCAATTTCAACGACGCCACCGCCTGCGTCTGGTCCGCTGCCGCCGGAAAGTCGTCTTGCACCGACTCGTCCTCTGTCTCAAGTGGCAATGCCTGGCTGAATCAGCAGATGGACACGACCGACCAAGAGAAGATGAGATGGGTGCAGAAGAACTACATGGTTTATAATTACTGCAATGACACCAACAGGTTCCCTTTAGGGTTGCCCGCTGAATGTTCCTTATTAAGGGCATAA